One Ferviditalea candida genomic window, GAACTTTGTGTCAGCAATAGCGGCGCTGCAAGGTAAGAGGCCAAGGCCTGGCCGGCTGCAACGTCCCCGGCCCTTTTCGGATCGCCGGAACACAAGACGACATCCGGGGAACCGCTGGGAAAAGTGCGAACCGCCATTTGCGCCGCCATAGACACGGCAGGATTTTCAGATGAAGCTTCGCTGGTATACAGCATGGGACCGTACGCGAACAGCAGCAAAACGACCGCCATCGCCAAAGATAGTTTGGGACCAGCTTTCATGGTTTTACCCCCTTAATCCAAATTATTGATCGATCTCGGGCTAAACCTACCATGATTGCATTCTGAATTGCTATTGGCCATCCCTCTTATTTTTTCTAAGAAGCGTGTTAGAGCGCGAATTTATGGATTTAGGGTGTTCGGAATAAATAAGGGCTGGGGAATCTATTGGAAATAACCATATAAAATAAATATTAGGCATTTGCATTGTGAGTTTAATAGATTGATAAAGATGAGATTGACATGATACGAAAAGTATCATAAATTAATTAATATATTAAAAAGTTACAATTAGTATCATGAGCGTGTCTAATCATTGTGTCTAATCTTGCAAATGTTTAGCGAGCATTGGATTTACTTAGGAGGGCGACAATGGAAATCGATCTCAGAAAATACTACAAAATGCTAAGAAAACGCGTATGGATTATCGTTGTATGCGCGTTGGTATTCACAATCCCCGCCGCAGTTTTTACCTCTGACAAGTATAACCCGATCTATCAGGCTTCATCCGAATTTATGATCAATAACGACGGGTCGCAAAAACAAATCGATTATGGGGCAATCAGCGTCATCATCGGAACCCCGGTCATCATGGATAAAGTCGTGCAGTGGTTTCCGGATTTGAATTTAACGGCAGATCAGTTGAACTCATCCGTGGATGTGTCGACTGTCAACGATTCGAAAATTATCAGAATCACGGCGCAGGATAGCTCCTATGAACGGGCAGTGAAAATTGCGAATGACGTCACCCAAGTGATCAAATCGGAAATCCCCAAAATTATGAAAGTCTCAGGGGTGACCGTACTGAACGCCGCACAGATGAAAGACAATTCCCAGCCGATCAATCAAAATTCACATAAATACATAAAAACGGTCCTGCTAAGCTTTGTAGTTTCCATAGTGGTCGCCGTCGGGATTATTCTCCTGCTCGATTCCTTAGATGATACATTAAGATCCGAAGTGAGCATTCGTTCCATATTTGATAAACCGACATTGGCCGTGGTGCCAAAAATCAAAGAAAAAGAGACCGGGTCACCGGCCAGGCGCAATCTAAAAGTTAGGGAGGCGTCTCATGCGTCAAGCAGCAGCTAAAAATACTTTTCCCAAAATGATCATGCAGATACATGCGAACTCGGAAATCGCGGAAATCTACCGGTCGCTCCGCTTCAATCTGGAATGTTCGGCCTTTGATCAGAACATCCGAATGATTACGATTACTTCAAGCAACCGTGGGGAAGGGAAAACCACTACAGCTGTGAATTTGGCGGCAGCCGTTGCGCAATCCGGAAAAAAAACGGTGCTGATCGATGCCAATCTTCGCAGCCCCGCGGTTCATCTTGCTTTCGGTATGGACAATGCCGGGGGATTGTCCGAATATCTGGAAAGCCGTCTGGCCATAAACGACATCATCAAAGACCCGTTTGTCATAAACCTCTCGCTGATTACATCTGGAACGGTGCCCGCCACTCCGTCGGAACTGCTCTTATCAGATCGTTTGCATTCTTTATTTGCCCAATTAAAGCAAAACTATGACGTCATATTGATCGATACGCCGCCAATTTTAAATTTGACCGATGCGAAACTGATTGCCGCTGCAAGCGAAGGCGTGCTGCTGGTCGTCGAGCACGGCAAATTGAGACAGGCCGCAGCGAATAAGATTAAGGAAGATTTTGCACTGATGAAGGCCAATTTGCTGGGAATTGTGGTAAACAAAATAAACCGCAGAGATGTGCGGGAATATCTCCCGTGATGAAAGAGAGGGTTTATGGCTTATGAAAAAACTCTTCATCCTTATCGTACTTGGCATTGCTGTTCTTAACGGCTGCTCGGCCGGGGGACAACCTGAATCGAACCAGGCAACGACTTCCGATCAGCAATCGAAAAAAGTGGAGGTCATGAAAGTAACGAAGCACAAAATCGCAGATATTCCCGAAGTTTCGGCAGATATCGTACCTTCGGTTTCCTTGGATGTCATCTCCAAAACGGGAGGGGATATTGTGCAAATTTTAAAAAAGCGCGGTGATTTTGTTAAAGAGGGGGAAGTCTTCATCAACTTGCATTCCACCGAGGCCGAATTCCAAAGAGAAAGAACGTTTTTGGACCTGAAAGCTGCACAGAACGCCTTGGCGCAATCGACAATGAGATTGAACCGGGATTTAAAAAGCATGACGGAAAATTACAATCGAATCAAAAATGATTATAACGACGGTTTGGCTACGAAAGATCAGCTGGATCAAGCCGTAGCGCAGCTTGAGGAAAAGCAAACGGCTGCTGCAGAGCAGTATAGACAAAAGAACCCCGAGGTGCAAAGTTTGCAAATTGCGCTGCAGCAGGCTGATCAAGCATTGGCGGCGCTCAAGATAAAAGCGCCCATCAGCGGGGTATTGACCGATGTGCCGGTTGGGGAAGGAATGATGTTGCAGGGGGGCACCAAAGTCGGTGTTATTCAAAAGCTGGATCCCATCAAAATCGTTACGCAGCTAACCCCGGAAGAATTGGCATTTATACAAGGAAAGACAGAGCTGTCCTACTCTGTGCAGGGAACTGAAATCAAAGGCAAAGGGAAAATCGTTTATATTTCCAATATTGCCGATGAGCGGACGAACAAATATGAGCTCAATCTTGAACTGGCAAACAAAGAGATGAATTTAAAACCGGGAATGAAGGCGCAGGTTCTCCTGGGCGATGAGCAGGATCTGATGGCCATAACTGTTCCAAGCTACTGTATTGTAAAAGATGGGGAAGATGCCTACGTTTTTGTACTGAATCATGATACGGTTGAAAAACGGAAGGTACGGCTGGGCCGTCTGAATGAGCCGAATCAGGAAATCGTCTCCGGCGTCAAAGAAGGGGAAATGGTTGTGATCTCCGGTCAAAATCAATTGAAAGACAAAGACAAGCTTCAGTTGGTTAATGTACAAATTCAAAAATAATTGGAGTGAGCGATGGTGAAAAAATCGCGGGCAAAATCTATTTTTTCGAGCATTATGATTGCAACCATGCTGATCGTATCCGTGCCGTTCAACGCAAAGGCAGAGCAAGCAGCGGCTGTTCTCGAACCGGTCAATTACCGGCTGACGGATACGTTGACGGTGCAGGTCAAATCGATTCTTAATGAAGCGGGCTACAACGGCACGCGGATTGGCGCGGTGGTCGAGCTGTATAATAACGGAACGCGCTCGATCAGGACCCCGGATTATGCTTTGGAAATGAGGACAGCGAGCGGCGCTGAATACGTTTTGCAGCCCAGCTCCGCAAATGCGGGCTTCATCCAGCCGAAGGAACAGGTGGAATTGAGTTACATGCTGACTGTCAAGCGCAAGGATGACATTTCACTCTCGACGCTCTCCTGGGTGAAGTTCAATAAATCCGTGTATCCGAAACAAGCCATACCGGTACTCACCTTACCTATTGCTTCCCTGCAAAGTCCGAAAGTGACCAAGATGTGGGGAGAGCCTTTTACGATTCCGGTTTTATCCAGCGCATTGGAATTTACACCTGCCTACTTATTTGTGCAGAATACCTCTGAGGGGCCTGCCACCATGGTCGTTCTCCAGGTTCAAAACAAAAGCTCGAAGAAACAGTGGCTTCCCGATTTCACGATTGACGGCAAATCGAATCAGACGACCTACAAGGGGCAGCGGACAGAGCAGGGTCCGATAATGCTTGAACCCGGAGAAAAGAAATATATACACTACGCGATACGCACAGACGACGCTGTCACATTGTGGAGTTTAAGCGTCCGCACTCCCGAAAGCTTTGCAGCGGATAGCCAGACGAGCATCAATTATACGGTCGCCCGTATCAACATCCAAATTCCGGTCGACCCGCGTATCTTGGATATAACCAATCGGCCAATCCCATACGGCTGGAACAAACCGATCAGATTCAATGCGTTGAATAGACTCGTTCCGTCCATGGTCAACGTTTCTCTGGAGGGGCTTAATCTTTATCAGGGCGATGGGTTTAAAGTGGTTGTGGCGAGCTTTAAGCTTCAGAATCAGAGCGGCCAACCCGTAGCGGTTCCCGATTTCCAAGCGGAGCTGAAGAGCGGACATGACGATAGCAGCTATATCGGCATTCGGCAAAGCTTCGAGGAAAAAATTTTAATTCCGCATATTAACTATGCGGTCGAATATTATTTTATCGTACCCGATCAGGAGACGGGGGACGAACTGACGATGAAGCTTTTGGACGGCAAGACCGCTTCGCCTTTCTATATTCCGATCGCGGCGTTTCAAACACAGGTGGGTGATCAAACAGATGACGGAAGTCTTTCTTTCTACCCGTTTAATGTAAATATAAACAGCGGGGGGATTCTAACTTATTACAATTCTTCACAGGGCCCCGATCAAATGCCATGGATCAATAAATTAATTCTTAATCTGGATATCCGGCATCGGGACGTGGTTGTTCCAAATCAAGGCTTGTCCAAAATGGAAGTGGAATTAACCGATAAAACGGGGGGCATTATCGGCTCTCAAAGCTTTTCGTTTACCGGAACGGACCGCTTGTCCAGCGGCAGCAGAACGATCATCATGAAGTCCGATGCATCCCCGGCTTCTTCGTTTGTCGTTCATATCTATGAAACGATCGACACGATGTTCGGGGAGGCCAAACGGCTTGTCAAGACAATGCAATATTAAGGACAAATCGTGCGGGGAGTTATTGACATCAATGAAGCAAGATGATATCCTAATATTGTTCTTTATATAGAACAAACAGATGAGTGGGTGGTACTTTTAAGCTGTGATTTCCGTTATAGAAAGTGTTAATTTGCATATTAGTGTTCTTCAAAAAGAACAATTGACGAGCTTTCAGACGCCTAATGGGCTTATTGCAGGGCAGGAGGAAACAATGAGCGCTATTGCAGGAATCTATCAATTTAATGAGGGGGCTTGGAACCCTGAGATTGTCGAACACAGCGGAAGGCTGATGGATGCCCTGCGGAAATTTCCTGCCGACGATGTTCGAACATGGCACAGCGGACCGATCTTTCTCGGCTGCCATGCGCAGTGGATTACACCCGAATCGGTTGAGGAGCAGCTCCCGTATTTTGACTCGGAAAGAAAATTGGCGATTACAGCGGATGCGATCATTGATAATCGTCAGGAGCTGTTTGATCTGCTACAGATAGAGCGCGGACGGAGAGAACAAATGACGGACAGCGAGTTGATCCTGCTGGCTTATCGAAGTTGGGAAGAAGATGCGCCCAAATATTTGATTGGCGATTTTGCCTTTATGATTTGGGACGAAAGAAAGCGCAAGCTGTTCGGAGCAAGGGACTTCTCCGGAGGACGGACACTCTACTATTATCGGGATGCGAAACGCTTTGCGTTTTGCACGATCATTCAACCGTTATTTTCCCTTCCTTATATTGGAAGTCGCTTGAATGAAGAATGGCTGGCCGAGTTCTTGGCGATCTCTGGAATGAATGATGCGGTTGACGCTTCGATTACCAGTTATCAAAATATCGAACAAATCCCTCCTTCCCATAGTATCTCGATTGAAAACGGTCATTTAACGCTTGCAAGATATTGCACATTAGCTTCAGGAAAAGTGCTGAAACTCAGAACCAATGAAGATTACGTAGAAGCTTTTCGGGAGGTTTTTCAAGAGGCGGTCACCTCCCGTTTGCGCACGCATCGGCCGGTCGGGGCCCAGTTGAGCGGAGGGCTGGATTCGGGGGCCGTGGTAAGCTTCGCTGCCAAAGCCCTGCGTGCGGGAAACCGGCAGATGCACACATTCAGCTATATCCCTCCAAGTGACTTTAAGGATTTTACATCCAGACACATGATGGCTGACGAGCGACCGTATATTAAGTCAACCGTGCAATATGTCGGCGGAATCATCGACCATTATTTGGATTTTGCGGGAAGAGATCCTTATACGGAAGTTGATGATTTTCTTGAATTGATGGAAATGCCGTACAAGTTCTTCGAGAATTCTTTTTGGCTCAAGGGAATGTTTGAGAAAGCCCATGAGCAAGGGATAGGGGTTCTGCTGAACGGTGGCCGGGGCAATTTGTCCATATCATGGGGTTCTGCCATCGATTATTACGCGATTCTGTTAAAAAGGCTGAAATGGCTCCGTCTTTACCATGAATTGGATCAATACAGCAGGAATAGGGGAGGCAACAGACTGCGAAGGCTTCCGGTCATTGCCAAAGTTGCATTTCCGCTTCTGGCCCGAATGTTTCCGTCAGGCACATCCTATCAAATGCCAATGCTTATCAATAAAGCTTTTGCACGCAGGACCAACGTATTTGAAAAATTGCAGGATTACGGGATCGGCCACACGGGCTGGTTTTCGGAATCGAATATTTACAAACAAAGACAGAGACATTTTGAGGACGTGTTTCATTGGAACGCAAGCAATACATTGGCGGCAAAGCTTTCATTGCCTTATTCCGTCTGGAAACGCGATCCGACCAACGATGTTAGGGTCATCCGCTTCTGCTTATCGCTGCCGGAGGAACAATATGTTCAAAACGGATTGGATCGGGCTCTGATCCGGAGATCGACCGAACAGCTTTTGCCTGATCAAGTCAGGTTGAATCAACGGGTCCGCGGTGTGCAAGGCGTGGATTGGGTTCATCGAATGATTCCGCATTGGAAAACATTTATTGAGGAAATCAAGCAGTTAAGCTCCGACAAGAGGATGCTGGAATATGTCGATGGCGAGGCGGTCAAGGCGGCCTTGGCAAAGGTTCGGGATGGAGTCCGTCCGGAATATGCATCCGATCCCGGTTCCAAGCTTCTTATGCGCAGTTTGATTGTTTATCGATTTCTCAAAAAATACATTTGAAAGGAGGTGAGTTAAGCATGAAAAAAGCATGGCAAAAACCTGAGTTGGAAGTGCTGCACGTGAATATGACGATGGCTTCGACGGTGACCGGACCGTATACGGACGAAGCATATATTCCGGGCCATACTGTTGATGATTCGGCTCCGGCATACTATCGCTTTACCAGCTAAAGCAAGAACCGAATGAGGCGGAATTTATTTGTTAAGAGCCCCTGTCAATTCCATTAAAGAAGGTATGGGGGCTTTTAACAATACGACCGGAAAAATTTGGAGTGAAAAAAGAATGCTGCAACCCCCCAAAAAACTGATGTATGAAGCCTTCGGCTTTCGGATATCCAGTGATATTCCTTTGCCGGAGTTGTCACCTTCGGTTAACCAAGAAGATAATCCGGTTGATATTGAGGTCGTCATCGATAATACTCCCAAGCCGTTCGATCAACCGCCCTATGAGTTTGTCGTGGAAAAGGATGTTATCATGGTGGAAATGCCCGACACAGCGATCTTTTCGATACTTGAGGGCAAACGGATTGTTTGCACACCAAGAAGCGGCGCCGATGAAGCGCTCATTCGCCTTTATATATTGGGCACATGCATGGGTTCATTGCTTCTGCAGAGAAGAATACTCCCGCTGCATGGAAGCGCGGTGGCTATCGGCGGAAAAGCGTACGCATTCATTGGTGATTCAGGGGCCGGGAAATCGACGTTGGCTTCGGCCTTTATGAGCCGCGGATATCAGCTGTTGAGCGATGACGTGATTGCCGTTTCCTTTTCAGGGGGAGTTCCGCTGGTTATCCCGTCTTATCCGCAGCAGAAGCTTTGGCAGGATAGTCTGAACAGCTTTGGAATGGAAATAAGTCAATACCTATCGATCTTCGGGCGGGAAACAAAATACAGCGTTCCCGTATCAGCCAAGTTCCATTCCAGTCCGCTGCCGCTTGCGGGAGTTTTCGAGCTGGTCAAAGGTGACGGCGAACAGATCGGAATCGAACCGGTACATAAGCTGGAACGTTTGCAAATGCTTTTTGTTCATACGTACCGCAGCTTTCTCATTCCGCGTATGGAGTTGATGGAATGGCACTTTAATACCTCCGCGAGCCTTGCAAATCGGATCGAACTGTTTCGATTGCGGCGTAATATGGACGGGTTTTCGGCTCCCCAATTAGCGTCCATCATTCTGGATGCGATAAACAGTGATGGAGGGATCAATTATGATTAAGGACATTGATATTTTACCGGATGAATTCATTATACAAAGTAAAGGTAACATCATTAGCGATATGGACGGAGAGAAAGTCATGCTCAATGTCCAAAAGGGAAAATACTACAATTTGGGCGAAATCGGAGGGGTCATTTGGGATCTTCTCGAACAGCCGGTTTCAGCCAATCAAGTGATTGCCGAATTAATGGCCCAATATGAAGTCGAGCAGTCGGAATGCGAAGAACAGGTATTAGCTTTTTTAAAGCTTTTATTCGATGAGGGTTTAATTGAAATTGGAGAAAAAGTTGGGGAATAAACGATGAATATCATACGCAAGGCAAAATTGTTCCTATCATTAAATATAAGCATGAAGCTGCTGCTTTTAGAGGCGTTTATTTACCTCGGATGGGCGAGAATATTGATTCTTCGGCCGTTTATCGAAATTGCCCCTTCATTGGGCCGTCATATGGCGGAAACTTCGGCTGCACCCGCTGGCGCGAATAAGCTTGAATTGCGTCGGGTTCATGAGGCGATCGAAATAATGAGCAAATATGCGCCCTGGGAAAGCAAATGTTTGGTTCGAGCCATAGCGGCAATGAAGATGCTGGAAAGGCGCCGTATTGAAAGCACACTCTATTTGGGTACGGCAAAGGACGAGGGCAGAAAAATGATTGCGCATGCTTGGCTGCGCAGCGGTCCCTATTATATTACCGGTGCGGAGGGCATGGAGACATTTACGGTAGTGGGCAAATTCGCCAAATTGATGAATGAAAAGGTTGAAGGAGAGCTTGATGGACAATAATTTCGTGCTGGATTTATCGGATTTATCCGGCGAGATGAGATTGCTGCTGGACATCATGAGTGCAGAGGGCAAGGATATCGGCCGATCGCCCGGTCGTAAGACGGATTTCCGGGGGATCGATTGGGATTTGTTCCTGCAGCTCGTGATCCATCACAGGGTCTATCCTTGCATTTATACGACGTTAAAAAATATGGAGGAACGGCAGGTTCCCGGACGTGTTCTGGAAGCCTTGCATCATTTATACAAAAGAAACGCCTATGAAATGCTGT contains:
- a CDS encoding YveK family protein, which produces MEIDLRKYYKMLRKRVWIIVVCALVFTIPAAVFTSDKYNPIYQASSEFMINNDGSQKQIDYGAISVIIGTPVIMDKVVQWFPDLNLTADQLNSSVDVSTVNDSKIIRITAQDSSYERAVKIANDVTQVIKSEIPKIMKVSGVTVLNAAQMKDNSQPINQNSHKYIKTVLLSFVVSIVVAVGIILLLDSLDDTLRSEVSIRSIFDKPTLAVVPKIKEKETGSPARRNLKVREASHASSSS
- a CDS encoding CpsD/CapB family tyrosine-protein kinase — encoded protein: MRQAAAKNTFPKMIMQIHANSEIAEIYRSLRFNLECSAFDQNIRMITITSSNRGEGKTTTAVNLAAAVAQSGKKTVLIDANLRSPAVHLAFGMDNAGGLSEYLESRLAINDIIKDPFVINLSLITSGTVPATPSELLLSDRLHSLFAQLKQNYDVILIDTPPILNLTDAKLIAAASEGVLLVVEHGKLRQAAANKIKEDFALMKANLLGIVVNKINRRDVREYLP
- a CDS encoding efflux RND transporter periplasmic adaptor subunit; this encodes MKKLFILIVLGIAVLNGCSAGGQPESNQATTSDQQSKKVEVMKVTKHKIADIPEVSADIVPSVSLDVISKTGGDIVQILKKRGDFVKEGEVFINLHSTEAEFQRERTFLDLKAAQNALAQSTMRLNRDLKSMTENYNRIKNDYNDGLATKDQLDQAVAQLEEKQTAAAEQYRQKNPEVQSLQIALQQADQALAALKIKAPISGVLTDVPVGEGMMLQGGTKVGVIQKLDPIKIVTQLTPEELAFIQGKTELSYSVQGTEIKGKGKIVYISNIADERTNKYELNLELANKEMNLKPGMKAQVLLGDEQDLMAITVPSYCIVKDGEDAYVFVLNHDTVEKRKVRLGRLNEPNQEIVSGVKEGEMVVISGQNQLKDKDKLQLVNVQIQK
- a CDS encoding lasso peptide isopeptide bond-forming cyclase, which gives rise to MSAIAGIYQFNEGAWNPEIVEHSGRLMDALRKFPADDVRTWHSGPIFLGCHAQWITPESVEEQLPYFDSERKLAITADAIIDNRQELFDLLQIERGRREQMTDSELILLAYRSWEEDAPKYLIGDFAFMIWDERKRKLFGARDFSGGRTLYYYRDAKRFAFCTIIQPLFSLPYIGSRLNEEWLAEFLAISGMNDAVDASITSYQNIEQIPPSHSISIENGHLTLARYCTLASGKVLKLRTNEDYVEAFREVFQEAVTSRLRTHRPVGAQLSGGLDSGAVVSFAAKALRAGNRQMHTFSYIPPSDFKDFTSRHMMADERPYIKSTVQYVGGIIDHYLDFAGRDPYTEVDDFLELMEMPYKFFENSFWLKGMFEKAHEQGIGVLLNGGRGNLSISWGSAIDYYAILLKRLKWLRLYHELDQYSRNRGGNRLRRLPVIAKVAFPLLARMFPSGTSYQMPMLINKAFARRTNVFEKLQDYGIGHTGWFSESNIYKQRQRHFEDVFHWNASNTLAAKLSLPYSVWKRDPTNDVRVIRFCLSLPEEQYVQNGLDRALIRRSTEQLLPDQVRLNQRVRGVQGVDWVHRMIPHWKTFIEEIKQLSSDKRMLEYVDGEAVKAALAKVRDGVRPEYASDPGSKLLMRSLIVYRFLKKYI
- a CDS encoding paeninodin family lasso peptide — encoded protein: MKKAWQKPELEVLHVNMTMASTVTGPYTDEAYIPGHTVDDSAPAYYRFTS
- a CDS encoding HPr kinase/phosphorylase, with protein sequence MLQPPKKLMYEAFGFRISSDIPLPELSPSVNQEDNPVDIEVVIDNTPKPFDQPPYEFVVEKDVIMVEMPDTAIFSILEGKRIVCTPRSGADEALIRLYILGTCMGSLLLQRRILPLHGSAVAIGGKAYAFIGDSGAGKSTLASAFMSRGYQLLSDDVIAVSFSGGVPLVIPSYPQQKLWQDSLNSFGMEISQYLSIFGRETKYSVPVSAKFHSSPLPLAGVFELVKGDGEQIGIEPVHKLERLQMLFVHTYRSFLIPRMELMEWHFNTSASLANRIELFRLRRNMDGFSAPQLASIILDAINSDGGINYD
- a CDS encoding lasso peptide biosynthesis PqqD family chaperone, coding for MIKDIDILPDEFIIQSKGNIISDMDGEKVMLNVQKGKYYNLGEIGGVIWDLLEQPVSANQVIAELMAQYEVEQSECEEQVLAFLKLLFDEGLIEIGEKVGE
- a CDS encoding lasso peptide biosynthesis B2 protein, with product MNIIRKAKLFLSLNISMKLLLLEAFIYLGWARILILRPFIEIAPSLGRHMAETSAAPAGANKLELRRVHEAIEIMSKYAPWESKCLVRAIAAMKMLERRRIESTLYLGTAKDEGRKMIAHAWLRSGPYYITGAEGMETFTVVGKFAKLMNEKVEGELDGQ